A genomic window from Mesosutterella faecium includes:
- a CDS encoding HNH endonuclease — protein MTDKYCSRHKEKGKELAAEREARRKRFKGTASQRGYGSKWQRLRAQFLKSHPLCEECKRQGRLTKATDVDHIIPHHGDPKLMWDQSNWQALCHECHSRKTAKENGGFGNSVL, from the coding sequence TTGACTGATAAGTATTGCTCAAGGCACAAAGAGAAAGGCAAAGAGCTAGCCGCCGAGCGCGAAGCGAGAAGAAAGAGATTCAAGGGAACGGCTTCGCAGCGTGGCTACGGTTCAAAGTGGCAGCGCCTGCGGGCCCAATTCCTTAAATCTCATCCTCTTTGTGAGGAGTGCAAGCGGCAAGGCCGGCTGACTAAAGCCACGGATGTTGATCACATCATCCCGCATCATGGCGACCCAAAGCTAATGTGGGATCAGAGCAACTGGCAGGCTCTGTGCCACGAATGTCACAGCCGCAAGACCGCTAAAGAAAACGGTGGGTTCGGTAACTCAGTGCTTTGA
- a CDS encoding phage terminase small subunit P27 family — translation MPARRVSDEDKRASGVHLSARSVTVRHDGRPWLSSDPPKGLTGDARDAWTNVLANVPAGTLKATDVAVFERWCRNYALYRKLAKMVERSDGSCLITVDDKGNRRAAPEFLMMQQVDSTLLKLEKELGFTPVSRTRAPVAESEEKDSSNPFEN, via the coding sequence ATGCCGGCCAGACGAGTTTCAGACGAGGACAAGCGGGCGAGCGGGGTTCATTTGAGCGCGAGGAGCGTCACGGTGCGTCATGACGGCCGCCCCTGGCTGTCTTCTGATCCCCCGAAGGGGCTGACAGGAGACGCTCGCGACGCCTGGACGAATGTGCTCGCCAATGTCCCGGCGGGAACGCTTAAAGCCACGGATGTCGCGGTTTTCGAGCGCTGGTGCCGCAACTACGCCCTGTATCGGAAGCTGGCGAAGATGGTTGAAAGGTCCGACGGGTCGTGCCTGATCACCGTGGACGACAAAGGAAATAGGCGAGCGGCCCCGGAGTTTCTGATGATGCAGCAGGTCGATTCAACCCTGCTGAAGCTTGAGAAAGAGCTTGGTTTCACCCCCGTTTCGCGCACGCGCGCGCCCGTAGCGGAAAGCGAAGAAAAGGATTCAAGCAACCCGTTTGAGAACTGA
- a CDS encoding DUF4145 domain-containing protein, translating to MNEPKFKAHAFTCPHCGVLATMHWVSIKKDFSEDFKSEEAAISVCFNCNKPALWVNKELVYPDYKDVAPHKDMPEPAAKTFREAQSILTRSPRGSCMLLRLCLEQLLTWLGYDQKTLASKISEVSKRNTQIESLLNVCRFAGNEFVHAGTLDSLDKSGLDPKGTAESLSTLINSAVEILITQPKIIADLNNRFSKH from the coding sequence ATGAACGAACCTAAATTTAAGGCTCACGCGTTCACCTGTCCGCACTGTGGTGTTTTGGCCACAATGCACTGGGTTTCTATAAAAAAGGACTTCTCAGAAGACTTTAAGAGCGAAGAAGCAGCCATCTCTGTTTGCTTCAATTGCAACAAGCCCGCTCTCTGGGTGAATAAAGAGCTTGTCTATCCGGATTACAAAGACGTTGCACCGCATAAAGACATGCCGGAGCCAGCTGCGAAAACATTTCGAGAAGCTCAGAGCATCCTCACTAGATCGCCAAGAGGATCATGCATGCTGTTAAGACTTTGCCTCGAACAACTTTTAACTTGGCTGGGCTACGACCAGAAAACTTTAGCCTCTAAAATTAGTGAAGTTTCGAAGAGAAACACTCAGATCGAAAGCCTTCTAAATGTCTGCCGATTTGCCGGTAATGAATTTGTTCACGCGGGAACATTAGACAGCTTGGACAAGTCTGGGCTCGACCCCAAAGGAACCGCAGAAAGCTTATCCACTCTGATCAATTCAGCCGTCGAGATACTTATTACTCAACCCAAAATCATTGCGGACCTTAACAACCGCTTCTCAAAGCACTGA